A region of Vitis riparia cultivar Riparia Gloire de Montpellier isolate 1030 chromosome 1, EGFV_Vit.rip_1.0, whole genome shotgun sequence DNA encodes the following proteins:
- the LOC117924461 gene encoding probable protein S-acyltransferase 7, which produces MQGKFYTAPLPPQLSDSNRRIIDTNTPTMRVYQIWKGSNRFFCGGRLIFGPDARSLLLTVSMIVVPVILFCAFVSQRLIDEFNHHFGNLIVGISVALTVYIMILLFLTSARDPGIIPRNPHPPEPEDDTASGISTDWVGSQSGAPNIPPTKDVMVNGMVVKVKYCQTCMLYRPPRCSHCSICNNCVDRFDHHCPWVGQCIGKRNYRFFFMFVSSTTMLCLYVFAFCWVNIERIMEAYHCSLGRAFLKSPVSGILILYTFIAAWFVGGLTAFHLYLIFTNQTTYENFRYRYDGKMNPHNLGCWRNIREIFFSKIPSSKNNFRAQVKGDSSSVFNTSMSLGHAMSPEMPKRSFDIEMGKRQAVAAEEFEDIHSQIDSIGGSERCGPQPRHTNRDHKGNWEITPDIHMLAAEFGMQHGSTVREKIHGVR; this is translated from the exons ATGCAGGGAAAATTCTATACAGCACCGCTGCCTCCGCAGCTATCCGACTCTAACCGGCGAATCATTGATACCAATACCCCAACAATGAGGGTTTATCAAATCTGGAAAGGCAGCAAT AGATTCTTCTGTGGTGGAAGACTTATATTTGGTCCAGATGCAAGGTCTCTGTTGCTTACAGTGTCCATGATTGTGGTTCCAGTAATACTATTCTGTGCTTTTGTTTCTCAAAGGCTCATTGATGAATTCAACCACCATTTTGGCAATCTTATTGTTGGTATTTCTGTTGCCCTCACAGTATAT ATTATGATCCTTCTCTTCCTTACTTCTGCAAGAGATCCTGGCATTATTCCCCGTAATCCACATCCTCCTGAACCAGAAGACGACACTGCCTCTGGTATCTCTACAGACTGGGTAGGAAGCCAGAGTGGTGCTCCTAATATACCTCCCACAAAAGATGTCATGGTCAATGGGATGGTAGTCAAGGTCAAATACTGCCAAACATGCATGCTATATCGCCCACCAAGATGCTCTCATTGCTCTATATGTAATAACTGTGTTGATCGTTTTGACCACCATTGCCCATGGGTAGGGCAATGTATTGGAAAG AGGAATTATAGATTCTTCTTCATGTTTGTGTCCTCCACAACCATGCTCTGCCTATATGTTTTTGCTTTCTGCTGGGTAAACATTGAGAGAATAATGGAAGCATACCATTGTAGTCTTGGGAGGGCTTTTCTGAAGTCCCCTGTTTCAGGAATTCTCATTCTATACACATTCATAGCAGCTTGGTTTGTTGGAGGTCTCACTGCTTTTCATCTCTACTTAATTTTCACCAATCAG ACCACATATGAGAATTTCCGGTATCGATATGATGGGAAAATGAATCCTCATAACCTTGGATGCTGGCGCAATATTAGGGAGATCTTCTTCTCTAAAATTCCTAGTTCTAAGAACAACTTCCGTGCTCAGGTGAAGGGAGACTCTTCTTCTGTTTTCAACACTTCAATGTCCTTGGGCCATGCTATGAGCCCTGAGATGCCCAAAAGGAGCTTTGACATAGAGATGGGGAAACGACAAGCTGTTGCTGCTGAGGAGTTTGAAGATATACATAGCCAAATTGATAGTATTGGCGGATCAGAGAGGTGCGGACCCCAGCCGAGACACACAAACCGGGACCATAAAGGGAACTGGGAGATAACACCTGATATACATATGTTGGCTGCTGAATTTGGAATGCAACATGGTTCAACAGTCAGAGAGAAGATTCATGGAGTCCGTTGA